In the genome of Ictalurus punctatus breed USDA103 chromosome 3, Coco_2.0, whole genome shotgun sequence, the window GAGGATGAGGTGGAATGACACCAAATTAACCGAAATAAAATGGCTGCCTCCATGAAGTTATAGTGTTGAGTTAcacaagcatgtttttttttcttttttcaattagataaattataataaatcatTTCATACAGTCATTGAACAACAGGATGTGGTTTACGGCTCATATTTACAGAAAAGATGTTGTCTTATCAGATCGACTGTGTAAATCATTCGCCCTGAATTCCTTTAAGCGGTTCTTCACCAAATCTAAAGCTGGCTATTTCAGGATTTATGCCGCAATCAAAGCCCTAATTCAGAGCCTGTGTAATATGTAATGTTACACTTTGTTATTCCTTTCCACATGTAGGCTGGTAACCTATTGTACAGCCGAGGCCCGTGTTCATGTAAAGCCCAGAGCAGATTGACCCGACGCTGTCCATCAGCAAACACATACTATTATTAGCACATGTCTTGAGGATGTGAGAACTGACTGTTGGTGTAAAAGAGTATGGAAAGAACAGCCTGAAGACTTCGACAGGATCAGAGTTGGGTTCAGCACATTCCTGTTGAAATCGTGTTTTTACCCCATCTTTCCCCATACGTTATCCTTATAACTGAAGTTCGCTTGCTATATACAATCATATAGGGGAAAGTTGGTAACAGGGCACAATCCTTAAAcctcttttatattttattgttctacATTTGAAACTGATCAATacttggttttgttttgatttcagcAAGAGACAAGAGAAATAAAGCAAGCACTTCCTGAAGTGACTTTATtgagaaaaaaagcacatcttTTCCCACTCTAGACTCTAGATGGGATATATGTGGATACACTATATTTccaaagtatgtggacacctgaccatcacacccgttgTCAGGAACACCAGGGAAGATTCATCAATTGACCACCGGAGATCTCACTCACCCAAGTTCTAACATGGGACCACATTACCCAAGGGCCCACTGGACTACATTGTCCAAGAGCCCGCATGCATAGACTGATTACAGCACACCTGTGCCTCATCATATAGACTATCTAAACCCTGTGTGTTTGCTCATTCTTTGTGAAGTCTCGTTGGCCTCGGCAGTGGTTTTGAGCGTTGATATTTCTTCTGCTGTTCTATCAAAGAGGCGCTTTGCCATCCACTCACCACAACACCCTGTCATCCTCAGCCTACCATGGCTACAGAACCATAACCCGCAGATTTCATGGCGTAAGAGACAGATCATGTGATGGGACCCAACCTGCTCGTCcatgtgggggtttttttgtggaaaagaaGGGGGGCCTTCATCCTTGTATTGACTATCGTGGCCTAAATTACATTACAGTCAAATTGAGATACCCACTGTCCGTGGTACCGGCAGCTTTGGAACAGTTAAGGACTGCTAAGGTATATACCAAGCTCGACCTATTCTGCCCCTACAATCTCATTCGCATCTGAGAAGGGGATGAGTGGAAGATAGTCTTCTCCACCAGCAGTGGTCACTACGAATACCTTGTAATGCTGTTCGGGCTGGCTAACAGTCCATCGGGGTTCCAGTCCTTCATAAACtattgtgaggaattagcccggggaagggcggcgtacagacccacaggagaccaaAGGGTGGTTGCAGACGgtgctttattgtggctagggtgaggtgaacgtgtgataaatggaagagtgcgggggtttgtgaaggcgtgacggccggcggagtcgactcgtggcggaggcgggattcccgaggcggggcgggggttttctcgggccggcgtcctccgtgtgtgcgactctcactatccggcggtctcgtccgcgcttacgactcctggagagagggagagagagagagagaagaatttaGCGTgaggcgtgaggttaccgtcgtgatcggaggttgcgaatcgctgcaaacacgcacggagtccgttttgacgccacgatattctcttccgcttcccggccggaagcgcgctcttttatcctcctccgtcgtcgcctgagtggtgggacttccccgttggatccgccaatcgcgggccggagtcgcgtcagccccgccctgccgcggcggtccttccagctggcggaatgttcggcaggaagctgcccacgtcgtgccggtgcggcagtcggagaaggagcgttttccctctggtgtgcgccggatctctgccggtcgcgacagtacccccccctcagctccgagcctactgccgctcggtggtgggcccagagggcggctcgtcgtgagagcccatccgcgttaccatgctgggcccctgcccggtgcttaacctgaaaagagaagtcttgtaaggcgaggaaccagcgggttacccgggcgttggtgtccttcgccttggccatccactgcaggggggcgtggtcGGTTATGAGGATGAAGTGCCTGCCCGCCAGATAGTatcgcagctcctcgatggcccattttattgctagtgcctcccgctcgaccgccgcatacttcctctcggccggggacagcttccggctgatgtagaggactgggtgttcttccccgtcgaaggtctgggagaggacggcacccagcccggtctcggacgcatcagtatgtacagtgaacgggaggtcaaagtccgggttgcggagtatcggcgcgctggtgagggcttcttttagggcctggaaggccctttctgcatcggctgtccacctcacctggtctggctggcccttctttgtgaggtctgagaggggagaggctacagcagaaaagttaggcacgaacctgcgatagtagcccgccaatcccaagaaggcacgtacctgttttttcgaCGTTGGACGTGGGtagtccttcacagcctcgatctttttttgttggggcttcagcatcccccgtccgatgcggtatcccaggtactgggcttccgtcagccctaggtggcatttctttgggttcgccgtcaggccggcctcccggagggctttcaggatctccctgaggtggaacaggtggtcggcccaggtggaggagtgtatgaccacgtcgtccaggtaggccgcGGCAAACTGTCGGTGGGgtcgcaggaggatgtccattagccgctggaacgtggcgggcgccccgtgcagcccaaaggggagaacccggtactgccagtggccggtggccgtgctaaaggctgtcttgggccttgcctccggtgcgagcgccacttgccaatagcctttggtgaggtccagggtcgatatgaatcgggctctccccagcctctcaatcaggtcgtccactctggggagggggtagctgtcaaactccgacacctggttcagcctccggaagtcattgcatagcctcatgctcccatccggcttcggcacgacgacgatggggctggaccaggggctgctggactcctcgatgatgtggtcccgcagcatgcgactgatttcctcctcgatggcctggcgccgggcctcggggacacggtatggcctttgtctcaccactacaccgggaggagtcttgatttcatgctggaccagctgaGTCATTCCCGGGGCAGCCGAAAACACATCTGCAAACTGGTCGGTCAGCTCggtaagctcctgtctttgggtgggggtgaggtcctccccgaagccgaccaaggtacccttgcccCGGTCCGAGTCCTGAACTGCGAACGCCGACACCACCGGGGTTGGTTCCAcccactttttcagcaggtttatgtGGTATAGCTTCCCGTCCTTCGGCTTACCGGGTTGCTGTAGGCGGTAGTTGACTgggccccggcgctcgaggacagtgtatggaccttgccaccgggcgaggaacttgcaggcgctgctgggcactaacaggaggacccggtcccccggctggaattcccggggctgtgcggggcggttgtataccttcttctgctcctcctgcgccgccagcatgtgctcccggacgatggggcccaccctgtcaatcctGGCTTGCATGTCCTGCACGTACTCGACGACGGAGCGGAACggggatggttgctcctcccaggcttcgcgGGCTACATCCAACAATCCCCGCGGCCGCCGCCCGAACAGGAGCTCGAAGggcgtgaagcccgtggacgcctgggggcactcccgaacggcgaagagtacgtaggggaggaggaggtcccagttcctcccctcctcgtccaccacccggcgcagcatccgcttgagggtctgattgaacctttcaacaagtccgtcggtttgggggtggtagacggacgtccggaggtgcttcacctgtaacatacgacacaaatccgccattagcttcgagacaaacggcgtaccttggtcggtcaacacgtccttggggatccccactcgactgaagaggagtaccagctccctggcgatgttttgcgaggtggccttgcggagcggcaccgcctcagggtaccgagtggcgtagtcgaccaggaccaggatgtattcatggccccgggccgacttgggtaggggccccacgagatccatgcccactcgctcaAACGGGACACCGATGATGGGCAGGGGTATCAGGGGCGCCGGCGGGGGCCTCCGCGGGGCCGTGCGTTGGCACTGCGGGCACTGTTGACAAAAGGTCCGGACCtccgcgtccatcccgggccacacgaagcggtcccgcagtttctccagggtatttcgggcccccaggtggccgccgaggggatgggtgtgggctaGGTGTAATAAGATGGCTGTCTTGGCTCGGGGTaccaccagtaggtccacctgctccccgcggcggCAGGCCCGTTGGTACAGGAGCCCCCCTCGGACGAGGAAGTACGATGTGGGGAgcctcaggtctgggctctggtcgaccccctctatcacccgtacctgggcccagcagtgcttcagtcggtcgtcctccttctgttCCCGACCGAACTTTCCCTCCCGGTTTACCTGGGGAAAGACAGATGACAGAGGGTTAGTAGTTTGGGGGGTCTTACCTTCTGAGGTGGCCTctccgtcgtcctgggccaggtaggccggCCGGGTTGGGATCCCCTTCCCCCGCCGCCGCGGTCTCCAGGACTCGGCTCTCGGTACCACCCggaatcctggccagtctcGTCCCAGGAGGAGGGGCACGGGGAGTTCGGGGATGATTCCGACCTGGAGGGGCCAGGTGCTGGCTTCGCtccggatctggacctcagctgaggggacctcccgggtgtccccatggacgcatGTCACGGTAAGCGTCCCGCTTGGTCGGCGCCCctcaggcaggatggagggttgggcaagggtcaccgtgctcccggtgtccagtagggcggttaccggtctcccttcgacccacaccgtcacggagggcgcctccggcggttgctgctgatggagggcgcagcctgccagccatggttttgtaagcagccgggcggcttccctctccggctctgtaggcatgggctcgtctCGGGGGTGTTCACAAGTGGGCGCCCTCTGTGGGTTCCTCCAGATGCGGGGCCGGGTCTGGCGGTCAGACCGGGGGCCCTGGGCACCGAGGGGCCgatcgaggtgctgctgctccccggagtcgagctccagggtggccaaggtTCGCTCCAGGGCAGTCAGGAGTTCCTGGGGCGTAGTTGGGGCGTGGGCCCCCacggcctgtctctctgcccgggGTAGCGCTCTCAGGAAACGGTCGACCGCCACCTTCTCCGCCACCTCCGAGGCGGTATGCCGATCCGGTCGGAGCCATCGTTTGGTGATCCGGAGGAGGGCGTTCATCTGGCAACGTGGTCGAGCACCTGTTCGATAAACCCAACGATGGAATTCAGTAGCGGCCCGGCCAGGGGTTCGGCCACACCacgccaggactccctccttcatcgccaGGTAGTCCGTAGCCTCCTCCGGgtcgagggcatagtaggctgttcgggcctctcccgtgagcaggGGACCAAGGGCCCGGGGCCAGTCGTCACGGTCCCACCCCTCCCGGCAGGCGATACTCTCGAAGGTCTCGAAGTACGCCTCAAGGTCCTCTTCGGGGCCAAGGGGGGGTAGTAGGCGGCGGATCTCGCTGGTTGCGTCGGGGAGAGGCGTGGAGGCGGCGGGGGTCTCAGTCCTCATggcgatcagtgtctgtgtggcgaCCTGAAGGCTTTCGGCGAGCTGCTGCGTCACggcgtgctgctggaggctggtctCCAGCAAGTGTTGCAGGGTggggtccatttttttttttttttttttttttttttcctctctctctcgcgggtttatttataaactttttttttttttttttttttttttgtgtttttcttttgatgtttttttttttttttttttttgtgtgtttttcttttgatgggtttttttttttttttttttttttctttgcagtaggcgggtctgtactatgcctgcatcctccaccagttgtgaggaattagcccggggaagggcggcgtacagacccacaggagaccaaAGGGTGGTTGCAGACGgtgctttattgtggctagggtgaggtgaacgtgtgataaatggaagagtgcgggggtttgtgaaggcgtgacggccggcggagtcgactcgtggcggaggcgggattcccgaggcggggcgggggttttctcgggccggcgtcctccgtgtgtgcgactctcactatccggcggtctcgtccgcgcttacgactcctggagagagggagagagagagagagaagaatttaGCGTgaggcgtgaggttaccgtcgtgatcggaggttgcgaatcgctgcaaacacgcacggagtccgttttgacgccacgatattctcttccgcttcccggccggaagcgcgctcttttatcctcctccgtcgtcgcctgagtggtgggacttccccgttggatccgccaatcgcgggccggagtcgcgtcagccccgccctgccgcggcggtccttccagctggcggaatgttcggcaggaagctgcccacgtcgtgccggtgcggcagtcggagaaggagcgttttccctctggtgtgcgccggatctctgccGGTCGCGACACTATGTATTCAGAGACATGCTAAACCAGTGCATAATAATTGTGGACATAGATGATATCGTGATTTATTCAGACACCCTGGAGAAACATGTCGAGCAGGTCCAGGCAGTCCTACAGCATCTCATCAAGCACCAACTGTACACCAAGGTGGAAAAGTGCAAATTCCATCAAACGTCAACCTCCTTCCTTGGCTACATCATCAGTTCAGAAGGAGTGGCTATGGATGAGGGCAAGGTACAGGCGGTCCTAAGCAGGTCTCAGTCAACCAGGGTAAAGGAGCTACAACGATTCTTAGGATTTGCTAATTTCTACAGGAGATTTATCAGGAATTTCAGCACTGTTGCTGTCCCACTGACCTCCATGACAAAACGGGGCAACGCCAAGCTCTGCTGGTCTGCTGATGCCATCCAAGCCTTCGAGGAATTAATGAACCGCTTCACCTCTGCACCCATTCTGCATCACCTGGACCCCAATGTACCCTTCGTGGTAGATTCATCAAACACCAGTATTGGTGCCATCCATAATCTCATCCCTGCTGAATGCAACTATGATATGGGTAATCGGGAACTACTGGCCATGAAAGCGGCATTTGAACAATGGCGACACTGGTTGGAGGGGGCCAAACACCTATTCCTGGTATTAACAGACCACTGCAACCTTGAAAACTTGCACACAGCCAAGAGACCAAATCCCAGACAAGCCAGATGGGCACTGTCTTTCACTCGATTTAACTTTTCAATCACTTATTGCCTAGGCTAAAAAAACATCAACCCCATCAGTATGACTCCACCCCTCAGAACCCCTCTCCAGAATCAATCATCTCACCCTCTCTGATTCTAGCCCTGGTCCAGTGGGACATCATGTCCGAAATTACCCAGGCCCATGCACAAATCCGCCACCCCCAAAATACCCAGCCAACCGAATGTTTGTCCCACTGAGTTTACGAGAGAAGGTAATCCATTGCGTGCACTCCTCCACAAGCTCTGGCCACCCAGGCATAGCCACCACAGTACGACTGCTAAGAATCACCACATTCAAAAACGCTTGTCACATTTGTGCCACAGCCAAAACCCCCAGACAACCACCAGAAGAACTGCTACAACCACTACACATACCATAACGGCCATGGTCCCACATCGCCATTGATTTCATTACTGATCTACCAATCTCTCAAGGTAACACCACCATACTGACTGTCATTGATCATTTCTCTAAGGCATGCCAGTTAATACCCCTGTCAAAGCTCTCGTCAGCCCTTCAAACCGCAGAACAGCTCTTCCACTACATGTTTCGCTACTGTGGCCTTCCTGAGGACATTGTCTTGGACCAGGGGCCCCAGTTCACATCAAGGGTTTGGACAGCTTTCTTTTAATTACTCAACGGCAATATAAACTCAAAACTCAATCCTCAAACCCTCCACAAAGTTAACACCATTTCAATGTGATGCAGTTTCGAGCAGTGAAGCAGTTTGGAGCCAAGCTCATGTCCACCTACAGTGGGCCATAAACAGGGgaaaagctcaagctgacagctTGGacaggttggagtggaagaactcgagtggcctgtaGAGAaacctgaccttaaccccactgaacacctttgggatgaatggTGTCTGGACCAtttgcctgacctcactaatgctcttgtaccTGAATGAGCACAAACCCTCAgaaccacactccaaaatctagtggaaagccttcccagaagagtggaggttattataacagcaaagcagGACTAAATCTTGACTGGCATGTTTAAAAAGGACATGTGGGTGTGAAAAACCCTTCAGGATTCtagagttttaaaaatgtattcttatACTCCACACTCTGATTAAATCAAGGTAACTCAAGGTTCCTCTGTTTATCCATCAGAGAGGACTCTTGGTTTCCAAAAACAGTACTATTTGGAACATTCTCTAATAGCAAAACCGATAATTATGGGATTCTAGACAGAACTTGTCCTAGAAGGGCAAGTCAAGAACCCATTCAGGGttctagattttttaaaaagtgtagaCTTGCACTTTACTCTCAGTTCTTCGGGGCTTCATTGGGTGGTTAAGATTTCCTTGGTTCCTACAGCAGTACTACACGGAAGCCTTGCGCTTGTTATAGGGTTGTACATTTAGCTTTTGAGGGATTCTCCTAAAGGGGCAagtcaaggtttttttttaaagactgtatTTTTGTACTCCAAACTTTCATAAGCTTTATAGGGATGGTTAATGGTTTTAGATTTATTGAGAGTTCATACTTTGAACCTTTTCTTATAAGCAAACCTGTCCTACACAGAATTTTGAAGGGGTTCCCCAAAGAGTCATGCCAAGAAATCCTTCAAGtatactacacgtccataaaaTTTGGATTACTTCAATGGCTCTGTGTTCTTTATCAGAGAAGGTTAATTGATTCCTAAAGCAGTACTATTTGGAACcctttgcaataaaaaaaaatgttgttttaggtTTCTGCATAGACCTTTTAAGGGGTTACCTCAGAGATGCAAGCCAATAGACCCTTCtaatagattttttaaagagtgtataCATGTACTTTAActtctgagataaaaaaaaaaagattccttgTGGGTTCTTAGGATGTTTCAGGGTTCCTTAGTTCCTAAAGCAGTACTACTTGTGTTCCTGATAGTTATAGGGTTCTATAGGGAACATTCAGAAATCCTAGAAACCTTTCAGGATTATAGGTCTATTACAAAAGGTATTCTTGCACTCCACACCTTCAGAAACGACTGgagttctttggatggttaacaTTTCTAGATTTCTAAATGGGTTATACATAGAACCTAAAAGAGAAACCCTCTGGTGAAGAGTTTTTCATAGAAGGTTCCTCCAGTTgaacaaaccaaagaaccttCGTTTCCCCCAAGTTATTAGTtccattaaaatgataaaactgtaaaaattCATGTagtaaaacataataataaaaacaataaattaaatattaaataattaatcattaatttaTCTTGGCAAGATTAAGATTGCAAAAACATTTCCAATAAGATAAAACATGTCTAACAAAAATAACCTTTAAATATTAGCAAAGGCTTAAAGATTTAGTAAAGATGATTTACttaaaaaggaaacatttcCCTCCAATTTATTCACCATGCTTGTGCTTGATCTACGGAGATCATTTATGCTATAGACTTACACAGATTCACATCATGCCCACAAGCAACACCACATCCCAAAGCCTATTAccatccacaaaacacacacactcatacactcagtGTGTGTCCCACAGAAGGCCCTGATCTGCGTTAGCAGCGAATAAGAATGAGCAGAGCAGCAGTGAAATGAGCGCTTTGACTCAAAGATTAGCTGGGGGCGTGCTGTAGgcgagctcacacacacacacacacactcacacacacacagaggcttgCTGATGACAGCTCACACACAGCGTCTAATGGCGAGAGATGAGCCACACAACCGCCTTTCAccacatttcattttcagtggATGTGTAAAAATGATTCCACGACTGCTTATATTTAAGTGTTAAGTTCTGCTTTTAAAAATTGTACAGCAGGGTGTTTGTTCTAATTCATATTTCCCACACTAATTTACCCTTTTGTGTAGATtcttaaaagaagaaaataaacacttgaGTTTGTGctattgtaggaaaataatcaatcaaccacaggatggtgtgatgtggcccgaTGTGAAGTGGAGTCACTGCTACCACCCTGAAGTAACATTCCTCttacacagcaatttgccaacactaacaattgtttatttattaaagcatgaAATgtaccttttatccatttatggttacatttaatgttctggaatgttCACAAAACAAGGGatttttctatagtaacacctcaTACAGAGACTTATTCACATGAATGGATTAAAATTACAGATTGTGTAATTACAGATATGGTGTGTTTTCCTGTGAAGagatggttttttttgttaaacattttggaaggagcctccagtgtcagggaAGGTCTTCGGGACAGACAAGTTTACGCTTTGAGGTTTCTTGGTAATGTGACAAGCtgcattattttgtatttttaactcCAAAAGcgttattttgtcttatttttttctctgcCGTGAAAGAGGCAAAGCAGCGGGTGTGGGAGAAGTTCCAAGAGGACATGGAGAAGGACTTTCGGTCAGCAACAAGATGTTTCTGGAAAACCATCCGCCACCTCAGGAAGGGGAAACGGGGAAACATCCAAGCTGTGTACAGTAAGGATGGGACACTGTTGACCTCAATTGAGGAGGTAATTGCACGGTGGAAGGAACACTTTGAGGAACTCCTGAATCCGACTAACACGCCCTCTATGGTAGAAGCAGAGGTGGAGGCTGATGGAGGATCATCAGCAATTTCCCTGGTGGAGGTCACTGAGGTAGTCAGACAGCTACGCAGTGGCAAAACCCCGGGGATTGATGAGATCCGTCCAGAAATCCTGAAAACTCTGGGTGCGGAGGGGATGTCTTGGATGACACACCTCTTTAACGTTGCGTGGAAGTCAGGGACAGTGCCCAAGGAGTGGCAGACCGGGGTGGTGGTTCCCCTGTTCAAAAATGGGGACAAGAGAGTATGTGCCAATTATAGGGGTATCACACTTCTCAGCGTCCCTGGTAAAGTCTACTCCAAGGTGCTGGAACGAAGGGTTCGGCCAATAGTTGAACCTCGGATTGAAGAGGAACAATGCGGATTCCGTCATGGTCGTGGAACAATGGACCAGCTCTCGCAAGGATCTTAGATAGGGCCTGGGAGTATGCCCATCCggtctacatgtgttttttGGATCTGGAGAAGGCGTATGACCAGATCCCCAGGGGTTTACTGTGGGAGGTGCTGAgggagtatggggtgaggggttcCCTTTTTAGGGCTATCCAATCGCTGTACACCCAAAGCGAGAGCTGTGTCCGATTTTTGTGTCCAAAAAGTCGGACTCGTTCCAGGTGGGGGTTGGTCTCCGCCAGGGCTGCGCTTTGTAAGCAAtcctgtttgtgatattcatggaCAGGATATCGAGGCGTAGTCATGGTGGGGAGGGGTTGCAGTTTTGTGGCCTGATGGTCTCATCGCTGCTTTTTACAGATGATATTGTCCTGATGGCATCATCGGTCCGTGACCTTCAGCACTCACTGGATCGGTTCACAGCTGAGTGTGAACAGGCTGGGATGAGgattagcacctctaaatctgaggccatggttctcagcAGGAAACCGAAGGAGTGCCTACTCCGGGTAGGGAATGAGTACTTAACCCAAGTGAAGGAGTTGAAGTACCTCGGGATCTTGTTCACAAGTGAGGATACATTGGAGTGGGAGATTGGTCGGAGAATCGGAGCAGCGGGAGCGGTATTGTAATTGCTTTATCGCACCGTTGTGACAAAAATAGAGCTGAGCCGGAAGGCAAAGCTCTTGATCTACCGGGCAATTTTTGTTCCTACCCTCACCTATGGTAATGAAGGCTGGGTAGTGACGAAAGAACTAGATTGCGGGTACAAGAGgccgaaatgggttttctcaggagggtggctggcttctcccttagagatagggtgagaagctcggctatccgagaggaactcagagtagacccgctgctcctttgcgttgaaaggagccagttgagaTGGTTTGGGCACCTGGTAAGAgcacctccctagggaggtgttccaggcatgtccagctgggaggagacATTGGGGAGGACCCAGGACtaggtggagagattatatctccacactggcctgggaacaCCTCAGGATCCCCCAGTCAATGTGATCCCCCTGGTTAATGGGGCttgggaaagggaagtttggggtcccctgctggagctgctgcccccgCGACCCTATAACAGATAAGCGGTTGAGGaggggaaggaggaggaggaactcccaaagaaagggaaaaagtggctggtgagggaatgactgtttatagctgctatagagTAAATGACAACAGGAATGTATAATAATTGTTGAACATTAATTGTAAGtatgaatggataaaaaaaattaaatggggagcttagaggaataaaacacttcccaACCTATTGTTATAGGAAGAtatagggtgtcccaaaagtttcAGTGAATAGGGGACTATGTACTCCAGCATGACGTCAGTTGtgcttcgtcagtggatgttggtgGACATCCACTTCTTCTCGATTGGTCCgtaacacttccagtctttttgaaattgtttatagtttggcaacagtgtcacGTGTGATGCCATGTTTCTtcttaaagtccatcacaacctttccacagcttcctgatccagctatgagaatgatttcaatacgttcttctgtTATCAAAGGTGTCCTTAAAGGCTGtcacacaggtgcatctcaaaaaaaaaaatatatcatggaaaagtaatttttttttccataatttaattcaaaacacagttgaccaacaccagcagatgacatggccccccaaatcatcactgactgtagAAACTTCACATGgaacttcaagcaacttggattccgtgtctctccactcttcctccagactctgagaccttgatttccaaatgaaatgcaacatttactttcatcttccccgtgat includes:
- the LOC128632749 gene encoding uncharacterized protein LOC128632749 produces the protein MDPTLQHLLETSLQQHAVTQQLAESLQVATQTLIAMRTETPAASTPLPDATSEIRRLLPPLGPEEDLEAYFETFESIACREGWDRDDWPRALGPLLTGEARTAYYALDPEEATDYLAMKEGVLAWCGRTPGRAATEFHRWVYRTGARPRCQMNALLRITKRWLRPDRHTASEVAEKVAVDRFLRALPRAERQAVGAHAPTTPQELLTALERTLATLELDSGEQQHLDRPLGAQGPRSDRQTRPRIWRNPQRAPTCEHPRDEPMPTEPEREAARLLTKPWLAGCALHQQQPPEAPSVTVWVEGRPVTALLDTGSTVTLAQPSILPEGRRPSGTLTVTCVHGDTREVPSAEVQIRSEASTWPLQVGIIPELPVPLLLGRDWPGFRVVPRAESWRPRRRGKGIPTRPAYLAQDDGEATSEGKTPQTTNPLSSVFPQVNREGKFGREQKEDDRLKHCWAQVRVIEGVDQSPDLRLPTSYFLVRGGLLYQRACRRGEQVDLLVVPRAKTAILLHLAHTHPLGGHLGARNTLEKLRDRFVWPGMDAEVRTFCQQCPQCQRTAPRRPPPAPLIPLPIIGVPFERVGMDLVGPLPKSARGHEYILVLVDYATRYPEAVPLRKATSQNIARELVLLFSRVGIPKDVLTDQGTPFVSKLMADLCRMLQVKHLRTSVYHPQTDGLVERFNQTLKRMLRRVVDEEGRNWDLLLPYVLFAVRECPQASTGFTPFELLFGRRPRGLLDVAREAWEEQPSPFRSVVEYVQDMQARIDRVGPIVREHMLAAQEEQKKVYNRPAQPREFQPGDRVLLLVPSSACKFLARWQGPYTVLERRGPVNYRLQQPGKPKDGKLYHINLLKKWVEPTPVVSAFAVQDSDRGKGTLVGFGEDLTPTQRQELTELTDQFADVFSAAPGMTQLVQHEIKTPPGVVVRQRPYRVPEARRQAIEEEISRMLRDHIIEESSSPWSSPIVVVPKPDGSMRLCNDFRRLNQVSEFDSYPLPRVDDLIERLGRARFISTLDLTKGYWQVALAPEARPKTAFSTATGHWQYRVLPFGLHGAPATFQRLMDILLRPHRQFAAAYLDDVVIHSSTWADHLFHLREILKALREAGLTANPKKCHLGLTEAQYLGYRIGRGMLKPQQKKIEAVKDYPRPTSKKQVRAFLGLAGYYRRFVPNFSAVASPLSDLTKKGQPDQVRWTADAERAFQALKEALTSAPILRNPDFDLPFTVHTDASETGLGAVLSQTFDGEEHPVLYISRKLSPAERKYAAVEREALAIKWAIEELRYYLAGRHFILITDHAPLQWMAKAKDTNARVTRWFLALQDFSFQVKHRAGAQHGNADGLSRRAALWAHHRAAVGSELRGGYCRDRQRSGAHQRENAPSPTAAPARRGQLPAEHSASWKDRRGRAGLTRLRPAIGGSNGEVPPLRRRRRRIKERASGREAEENIVASKRTPSRKRGRDRRIVRVAHTEDAGPRKPPPRLGNPASATSRLRRPSRLHKPPHSSIYHTFTSP